The proteins below are encoded in one region of Drosophila santomea strain STO CAGO 1482 chromosome 3R, Prin_Dsan_1.1, whole genome shotgun sequence:
- the LOC120450855 gene encoding extracellular sulfatase SULF-1 homolog, which produces MMQHSSLRLIIGGLILLLFVLHVFSKEQGSHSHKRSHSAKRFSRDSNSARERRPNIILILTDDQDVELGSLNFMPRTLRLLRDGGAEFRHAYTTTPMCCPARSSLLTGMYVHNHMVFTNNDNCSSPQWQATHETRSYATYLSNAGYRTGYFGKYLNKYNGSYIPPGWREWGGLIMNSKYYNYSINLNGQKIKHGFDYAKDYYPDLIANDSIAFLRSSKQQNQRKPVLLTMSFPAPHGPEDSAPQYSHLFFNVTTHHTPSYDHAPNPDKQWILRVTEPMQPVHKRFTNLLMTKRLQTLQSVDVAVERVYNELKELGELDNTYIVYTSDHGYHLGQFGLIKGKSFPFEFDVRVPFLIRGPGIQASKVVNEIVLNVDLAPTFLDMGGVPTPQHMDGRSILPLLLSRNRAVRDNWPDSFLIESSGRRETAEQIAESRARLQIERRNMKLVNSSLLEDFLEGAGESTTIISSSSTAATLMSSTVQQQEDGEEEVETDNEEEDVDGDGAMDSSAAALEEDDLDDAAFEEGDEELDQEFQQNNDLPLAPYITKMMRLNSECSDPALLKNCLPGQKWKCVNEEGRWRKHKCKFHLQLEHQLAAMPRKQYQRNCACFTPDGVVYTKIRAPSAGVHRVNKRTHHGQGRRRNKREVFHTELPDEMEELLDLHQVVDQLVCMMNTHRRKRDLSGSSNETIAQVIQQIQSTLEILELKFNEHELHASNSSGNSYERGEKYPKSGGHRCFVDATTAKVNCSNVIYDDEKTWRTSRTQIDMLIKLLKDKIGKLKEMKKQLRESNKQALAAGRRNDNRRRNDPSILESGAGPEFNMSYFTDTSSTPRSNVVGQTEVFQGNVFDSSEQSHRFTSRAECYCEPDVGENHADSKEMAREARRKLKEERQRKKERKRIKKARLEKECLSEKMNCFSHDNQHWRTAPLWNDSPFCFCMNANNNTYSCLRTINGTHNFLYCEFTTGLITFYNLTIDRFETINRAASLTPGERSHMHDALHQLKGCRGRSCSIRRHQNHLESGSSAPLLPINQVHRNNKRKHSPLAGAVGNFAFVGPRQDIDALPPMKRRKLSKYNRLTGSQQSHMKRRPWKQMPLQQSPRFLRTHSVTPAQA; this is translated from the exons ATGATGCAGCACTCCAGTTTACGCCTGATAATTGGCGGCCTGATACTCCTTCTCTTCGTGCTGCATGTCTTCAGTAAGGAACAGGGATCTCATTCCCACAAACGCAGCCACTCGGCAAAGAGATTCTCGCGGGACTCCAACTCCGCACGTGAGCGACGACCAAACATAATCCTTATTCTGACCGATGACCAGGATGTGGAACTGGGCTCCCTAAACTTCATGCCGCGCACGCTGCGGCTTCTTAGAGATGGAGGAGCTGAATTCCGGCACGCGTATACGACCACACCCATGTGCTGTCCGGCGAGATCCTCTCTGCTGACCGGGATGTACGTGCACAACCACATGGTGTTCACCAACAATGACAACTGCTCCAGTCCCCAGTGGCAGGCCACTCATGAGACGCGATCCTATGCCACATATCTGTCGAATGCAGGCTATCGCACCGGCTATTTCGGAAAGTATCTAAACAAGTACAATGGGTCCTATATCCCACCAGGTTGGCGAGAGTGGGGAGGTCTGATTATGAACTCCAAGTACTACAACTACAGCATCAACCTTAATGGGCAAAAAATTAAGCACGGCTTTGACTACGCTAAGGACTACTATCCGGACCTGATAGCCAATGACTCAATTGCCTTCCTCCGCTCCTCAAAGCAGCAGAACCAGCGCAAGCCCGTGCTGCTCACCATGAGTTTTCCTGCACCACATGGCCCTGAGGATTCTGCTCCTCAGTATAGTCATCTTTTCTTCAATGTGACCACCCATCA CACTCCATCGTATGATCACGCGCCGAATCCAGACAAGCAATGGATTCTGAGGGTCACCGAACCTATGCAGCCTGTTCACAAAAGGTTCACCAATCTTCTCATGACGAAGCGCCTGCAAACACTCCAAAGCGTCGACGTGGCCGTGGAGAGGGTATACAACGAACTAAAGGAACTCGGAGAGTTGGACAACACGTATATAGTTTACACTTCCGATCATGGTTATCATCTGGGTCAGTTTGGACTTATCAagggaaaaagttttccctttgAGTTTGATGTCCGCGTGCCGTTCCTTATTCGTGGTCCAGGGATTCAGGCCTCCAAGGT GGTCAATGAGATTGTTTTAAATGTGGATCTGGCCCCTACCTTCCTGGACATGGGTGGTGTGCCAACCCCTCAGCATATGGATGGGCGCAGCAtactgccactgctgctgaGCAGAAATCGCGCTGTCCGGGACAACTGGCCGGATAGCTTCCTAATTGAGAGTTCCGGCAGAAGGGAGACGGCTGAGCAGATAGCCGAATCTCGTGCCCGTCTTCAAATTGAACGGCGAAACATGAAACTGGTCAATAGTTCGCTACTTGAAGATTTCCTCGAAGGAGCAGGCGAAAGTACCACTATTATTTCGAGCAGCAGCACCGCCGCCACCTTGATGAGCTCAACCGTTCAGCAGCAGGAGGATGGTGAAGAGGAAGTGGAAACGGACAACGAAGAGGAAGATGTAGATGGTGATGGTGCCATGGACAGCTCAGCAGCTGCCCTAGAAGAAGATGACCTCGACGATGCCGCCTTCGAGGAGGGCGATGAAGAGCTTGATCAGGAGTTCCAGCAGAACAACGATCTTCCACTGGCACCCTATATAACCAAGATGATGCGTCTTAACTCGGAGTGCTCCGACCCGGCGCTACTCAAAAACTGTCTACCTGGACAAAAATGGAAGTGCGTCAATGAGGAGGGACGTTGGCGGAAGCACAAGTGCAAGTTCCAT CTCCAGTTAGAGCATCAGTTGGCTGCGATGCCCAGGAAGCAATATCAACGTAACTGTGCCTGTTTTACTCCTGATGGAGTAGTCTATACCAAGATCCGAGCCCCTTCTGCTGGAGTGCATCGCGTCAACAAGCGCACTCATCACGGCCAAGGAAGGCGTCGAAACAAGCGGGAGGTGTTCCACACAGAGTTACCTGACGAGATGGAGGAGCTGTTGGATCTCCACCAGGTCGTCGATCAACTTGTATGTATGATGAATACACATCGCAGAAAGCGTGATTTGTCCGGAAGCAGCAACGAGACTATTGCCCAGGTCATTCAGCAGATACAAAGCACCCTGGAGATCTTGGAGCTTAAATTCAACGAGCACGAGCTGCACGCGTCCAACTCTAGTGGCAACTCATATGAGCGGGGAGAAAAGTATCCCAAATCTGGTGGCCATCGCTGCTTTGTGGATGCGACCACCGCTAAGGTGAACTGCTCAAATGTGATATACGACGACGAAAAGACGTGGCGTACTTCGCGAACTCAAATTGATATGCTGATTAAGCTTCTAAAGGACAAGATTGGCAAGCTAAAGGAGATGAAGAAGCAGTTGAGGGAAAGCAATAAGCAGGCCTTGGCAGCTGGCAGAAGAAATGATAACCGACGGCGTAATGATCCCAGTATACTGGAGAGTGGAGCCGGGCCAGAGTTCAACATGAGCTATTTTACTGACACCAGCAGCACGCCAAGATCAAACGTTGTGGGCCAAACGGAAGTATTCCAAGGAAACGTATTCGATTCTTCGGAGCAGTCGCATCGATTTACATCGCGAGCAGAATGCTATTGCGAACCAGATGTGGGCGAGAA CCATGCGGACTCTAAAGAAATGGCGCGTGAGGCACGCAGGAAGCTTAAAGAGGAGCGACAGCGCAAGAAGGAACGGAAACGCATTAAGAAGGCACGTCTGGAAAAGGAGTGTCTGTCCGAAAAGATGAACTGCTTCTCGCACGACAATCAGCACTGGCGAACGGCTCCCCTCTGGAACGACAGTCCTTTTTGCTTCTGCATGAACGCCAATAATAACACCTACTCCTGCCTAAGGACCATTAATGGCACCCACAACTTTTTGTACTGCGAGTTTACCACAGGCCTTATCACCTTCTATAACCTGACCATTG ATCGCTTTGAAACAATAAACCGCGCAGCAAGCCTTACGCCTGGAGAGAGGTCCCACATGCACGATGCTTTACATCAGCTGAAAGGCTGTCGGGGACGCAGCTGCAGCATCCGCCGACATCAGAATCACCTGGAGAGCGGATCCAGTGCTCCACTACTGCCCATCAATCAAGTGCACCGCAACAACAAACGAAAGCACT CTCCTCTCGCGGGTGCAGTAGGCAACTTTGCCTTCGTAGGCCCACGACAGGATATAGATGCACTGCCTCCGATGAAGCGGCGAAAGCTATCCAAGTACAACAG ATTGACTGGCTCGCAGCAGTCGCACATGAAGCGACGTCCCTGGAAGCAGATGCCCCTCCAGCAATCTCCCAGATTCTTGCGCACGCATTCTGTGACACCAGCCCAAGCCTAA